A stretch of Vigna angularis cultivar LongXiaoDou No.4 chromosome 4, ASM1680809v1, whole genome shotgun sequence DNA encodes these proteins:
- the LOC108330006 gene encoding kinetochore protein SPC25 homolog, translated as MASICDTDIPLQLKNIDAFFASYRNSLQSITATAIKAARSQSQLTEVKAKLREAEDELVKALAVKTRREAKRMALKDSIASVKERVEVMKTKIQRQRSKCEECASVVSQHRLVLAASEQKSNESNELKDEAQEVISWYNRILGFHVEGGHGVKFTFKNIDENNPNEEFRFTIRHEDDMYTLLNCEPSLKDIDKLIHELNKTNGLFKFVRTMRRKFQEAVTQGSLSMTTNEHQESTFISASAPVFSTLTITEGYEHQGEPTKGNTHLQKQVNQRMVKSAILSPGSASSVCQSPRLKARK; from the exons ATGGCGTCAATTTGCGACACCGATATCCCGCTTCAACTGAAGAACATCGACGCTTTCTTCGCTTCTTACAGAAACTCCCTTCAATCCATCACAGCCACCGCAATCAAAGCCGCGCGATCTCAAT CTCAACTGACAGAGGTTAAAGCTAAACTGAGGGAGGCTGAGGATGAATTGGTAAAGGCGCTGGCAG TTAAGACTCGGAGAGAGGCGAAGAGAATGGCTCTAAAGGATTCTATTGCTTCTGTGAAGGAACGAGTTGAAGTTATGAAGACAAAGATTCAGAGGCAGAGAAGCAAGTGCGAAGAATGTGCTTCTGTTGTATCGCAACACCGGCTTG TTTTGGCGGCATCTGAACAGAAATCAAATGAAAGCAATGAACTTAAAGATGAAGCCCAGGAGGTCATATCTTGGTACAATAGGATCCTTGGTTTTCATGTTGAAGGAGGACATG GggttaaattcactttcaagaATATTGATGAAAACAACCCAAATGAAGAGTTCCGTTTTACCATTCGTCATGAAGATGACATGTATACAT TGCTAAATTGTGAACCATCTCTCAAAGATATCGACAAGTTGATCCATGAATTAAACAAGACAAATGGGCTATTTAAATTTGTCAGAACAATGAGGAGAAAGTTTCAAGAAGCAGTGACACAAG GCAGTCTATCTATGACAACAAATGAACACCAAGAGTCCACCTTTATCTCTGCATCTGCTCCAGTTTTTTCAACATTAACCATTACAGAAGGATATGAACATCAAGGTGAACCCACCAAAGGTAATACACATCTCCAGAAACAAGTCAATCAAAGAATGGTAAAATCAGCAATTCTATCCCCTGGATCTGCATCATCTGTTTGTCAATCTCCTCGTTTGAAG GCCAGGAAATGA
- the LOC108330236 gene encoding short-chain dehydrogenase TIC 32, chloroplastic isoform X2 produces the protein MKATLRYLAGMAGPSGFGSNSTAEQVTEDSSCFLPSSLTALITGASSGIGAETARVLVKRGVRVVIGARDLKKAMEVKKSIQKERPKAEVVLLEIDLSSFGSVQRFCSEFLALELPLNILINNAGIFSQNLEFSEDKIETTFATNYLGHFLLTEILLEKMIETAEKTGIEGRIINVSSVIHSWVKKDAFRFNDILSGKKYNGTRAYAQSKLANILHAKEIAKQLKARNARVTINAAHPGIVKTGIIRAHKGLLTDSLFFIASKLLKTTSQVCKQTSSITLTCSDFECWIGVEL, from the exons ATGAAGGCAACTCTAAGATACTTAGCAGGAATGGCAGGCCCTAGTGGTTTTGGCTCAAACTCAACCGCTGAACAAGTCACTGAAGATTCTTCTTGCTTCCTTCCTTCATCTCTAACAGCTCTCATCACTG GGGCAAGTTCTGGTATTGGAGCTGAAACAGCTAGAGTGTTAGTAAAGAGAGGAGTGAGAGTTGTAATCGGTGCAAGGGACTTGAAGAAGGCCATGGAAGTGAAAAAGAGCATACAAAAGGAGAGGCCAAAGGCTGAGGTTGTTCTGTTGGAGATTGATCTTAGCTCTTTTGGTTCTGTACAGAGATTTTGTTCCGAGTTCTTAGCTTTAGAACTTCCCCTTAATATTCTCAT AAACAATGCAGGGATATTTTCTCAAAACTTGGAGTTCTCTGAGGATAAAATTGAGACCACATTTGCTACAAATTACTTAG GTCATTTTTTGTTAACAGagattttattagaaaaaatgaTAGAGACGGCTGAGAAGACAGGTATTGAAGGAAGAATAATAAACGTTTCTTCTGTCATACATAGCTGGGTGAAGAAAGATGCTTTTCGTTTCAACGACATACTCAGTGGAAAAAA ATATAATGGCACACGCGCTTATGCTCAGTCAAAATTGGCAAATATTTTGCATGCCAAGGAAATAGCCAAGCAACTCAAG GCAAGGAATGCAAGAGTAACTATCAATGCAGCACATCCAGGCATTGTGAAGACAGGAATTATTAGAGCTCACAAGGGCTTATTAACGG ATTCCCTATTTTTTATCGCATCAAAGTTACTCAAAACAACATCGCAGGTGTGTAAACAAACAAGCTCGATTACACTTACGTGCAGTGATTTTGAATGCTGGATTGGTGTAGAATTATAG
- the LOC108330236 gene encoding short-chain dehydrogenase TIC 32, chloroplastic isoform X1 — MKATLRYLAGMAGPSGFGSNSTAEQVTEDSSCFLPSSLTALITGASSGIGAETARVLVKRGVRVVIGARDLKKAMEVKKSIQKERPKAEVVLLEIDLSSFGSVQRFCSEFLALELPLNILINNAGIFSQNLEFSEDKIETTFATNYLGHFLLTEILLEKMIETAEKTGIEGRIINVSSVIHSWVKKDAFRFNDILSGKKYNGTRAYAQSKLANILHAKEIAKQLKARNARVTINAAHPGIVKTGIIRAHKGLLTDSLFFIASKLLKTTSQGAATTCYVALSSKTEGISGKYFADCNESKCSSLANDESEAQKLWNNTHAFLHKRLRQATI; from the exons ATGAAGGCAACTCTAAGATACTTAGCAGGAATGGCAGGCCCTAGTGGTTTTGGCTCAAACTCAACCGCTGAACAAGTCACTGAAGATTCTTCTTGCTTCCTTCCTTCATCTCTAACAGCTCTCATCACTG GGGCAAGTTCTGGTATTGGAGCTGAAACAGCTAGAGTGTTAGTAAAGAGAGGAGTGAGAGTTGTAATCGGTGCAAGGGACTTGAAGAAGGCCATGGAAGTGAAAAAGAGCATACAAAAGGAGAGGCCAAAGGCTGAGGTTGTTCTGTTGGAGATTGATCTTAGCTCTTTTGGTTCTGTACAGAGATTTTGTTCCGAGTTCTTAGCTTTAGAACTTCCCCTTAATATTCTCAT AAACAATGCAGGGATATTTTCTCAAAACTTGGAGTTCTCTGAGGATAAAATTGAGACCACATTTGCTACAAATTACTTAG GTCATTTTTTGTTAACAGagattttattagaaaaaatgaTAGAGACGGCTGAGAAGACAGGTATTGAAGGAAGAATAATAAACGTTTCTTCTGTCATACATAGCTGGGTGAAGAAAGATGCTTTTCGTTTCAACGACATACTCAGTGGAAAAAA ATATAATGGCACACGCGCTTATGCTCAGTCAAAATTGGCAAATATTTTGCATGCCAAGGAAATAGCCAAGCAACTCAAG GCAAGGAATGCAAGAGTAACTATCAATGCAGCACATCCAGGCATTGTGAAGACAGGAATTATTAGAGCTCACAAGGGCTTATTAACGG ATTCCCTATTTTTTATCGCATCAAAGTTACTCAAAACAACATCGCAG GGTGCAGCAACTACATGCTATGTCGCTCTGAGCTCAAAAACAGAAGGGATAAGTGGAAAATACTTTGCAGATTGTAACGAGAGTAAATGCTCGAGCCTAGCAAATGACGAGTCGGAAGCACAAAAGCTATGGAACAACACCCATGCCTTTCTTCACAAACGACTACGTCAAGCAACAATTTGA
- the LOC108331945 gene encoding cell division cycle protein 48 homolog, translated as MADPTSSNLDDKGHPSLDSKSEKKDYSTAILERKKSPNRLIVDEAVNDDNSVVTLHPETMEKLQLFRGDTVLIKGKKRRDTVCIVLVDEHCDQPKIRMNKVVRANLRVRLGDVVSVNQCPDVKYGKRVHILPIDDTIEGVTGNLFDAYLKPYFLESYRPVRKGDLFLVRGGMRSVEFKVIETDPSEYCVVAPDTEIFCEGEPIKREDEERLNEVGYDDVGGVRKQMAQIRELVELPLRHPQLFKSIGVKPPKGILLYGPPGSGKTLIARAVANETGAFFFLINGPEIMSKLAGESESNLRKAFEEAEKNSPSIIFIDELDSIAPKREKTHGEVERRIVSQLLTLMDGLKTRSHVIVIGATNRPNSIDPALRRFGRFDREIDIGVPDEVGRLEVLRIHTKNMKLSDNVDLEKVARDTHGYVGADLAALCTEAALQCIREKMDVIDLEDETIDAEVLNSMAVTNEHFQTALTSSNPSALRETVVEVPNVSWDDIGGLENVKRELQETVQYPVEHPEKFEKFGMSPSKGVLFYGPPGCGKTLLAKAIANECQANFISVKGPELLTMWFGESEANVREIFDKARQSAPCVLFFDELDSIATQRGSSVGDAGGAADRVLNQLLTEMDGMTAKKTVFIIGATNRPDIIDPALLRPGRLDQLIYIPLPDQSSRLQIFKACLRKSPISKDVDLEALAGYTHGFSGADITEICQRACKYAIREDIEKGIEQERRKRENPEDMEEDDIVEISEIKPAHFEESMKFARRSVSDADIRKYQLFAQTLQQSRGFGSEFRFPERNENSATGASDPFSSAAPEGDDDLYG; from the exons ATGGCGGATCCAACCTCATCTAACCTTGATGATAAGGGACATCCCTCTTTGGACTC GAAAAGTGAGAAGAAGGATTATTCCACAGCAATATTAGAACGCAAGAAGTCTCCTAACCGACTTATTGTCGATGAAGCAGTTAATGATGATAATTCTGTGGTTACATTGCACCCTGAAACAATGGAGAAGCTTCAGTTATTCCGGGGAGACACTGTTCTGATAAAG GGAAAGAAGCGAAGGGATACGGTTTGTATTGTTCTGGTTGATGAACATTGTGATCAACCAAAAATTAGGATGAATAAGGTTGTTCGGGCTAACCTTAGAGTGAGACTTGGAGATGTTGTCTCTGTCAATCAATGTCCTGATGTGAAGTACGGAAAACGAGTTCATATCCTTCCAATTGATGACACCATTGAGGGTGTAACTGGCAACTTGTTTGATGCATATCTGAAGC CATACTTTCTGGAGTCGTACAGGCCCGTGAGAAAAGGGGACTTGTTCCTTGTTAGGGGTGGAATGCGTAGTGTTGAATTCAAGGTAATAGAGACTGATCCTAGTGAATACTGTGTTGTGGCACCTGATACTGAGATATTCTGTGAGGGAGAGCCAATCAAAAGGGAAGACGAAGAGAGACTAAATGAAGTTGGTTATGATGATGTTGGTGGTGTTAGGAAACAAATGGCTCAGATTCGTGAGCTTGTAGAACTTCCACTAAGACATCCACAGCTCTTCAAATCAATTGGTGTTAAGCCTCCAAAAGGAATCTTGCTTTATGGACCACCTGGTTCTGGGAAGACTTTGATTGCAAGAGCAGTGGCTAATGAGACTGGTGCGTTCTTCTTTTTGATCAATGGACCAGAAATAATGTCAAAGCTAGCTGGTGAGAGTGAAAGCAATCTGAGGAAGGCATTTGAAGAAGCTGAAAAGAATTCCCCTTCTATCATTTTCATTGATGAGCTAGACTCGATTGCTCCTAAGAGAGAAAAGACACATGGTGAAGTGGAGAGGCGTATAGTTTCACAACTTTTGACTCTTATGGATGGCCTCAAAACCCGATCACATGTGATAGTTATTGGAGCCACAAATAGACCCAATAGTATTGATCCTGCTCTCAGAAGATTTGGAAGGTTTGATAGGGAGATTGACATTGGTGTACCAGATGAAGTTGGAAGGTTGGAGGTTCTTAGAATTCATACAAAGAACATGAAACTTTCAGACAAT GTTGATCTTGAAAAAGTTGCCAGAGACACTCATGGTTATGTTGGAGCAGATCTTGCTGCTCTTTGCACGGAGGCTGCACTACAGTGTATCCGGGAGAAAATGGATGTCATTGACTTAGAGGATGAAACAATTGATGCTGAGGTGTTGAATTCCATGGCTGTGACTAATGAACACTTTCAAACTGCTTTAACTTCTTCCAACCCATCTGCTCTGCGCGAAACA GTAGTGGAGGTTCCAAATGTTTCCTGGGACGACATTGGAGGCTTGGAGAATGTCAAAAGGGAGCTTCAGGAG ACTGTTCAATACCCAGTGGAACATCCTGAGAAGTTTGAGAAATTTGGCATGTCACCTTCTAAAGGTGTTCTCTTTTATGGACCTCCTGGCTGCGGTAAAACCCTTCTTGCAAAAGCCATTGCTAATGAGTGCCAGGCCAACTTTATAAGTGTCAAGGGACCTGAGTTGCTCACGATGTGGTTTGGTGAAAGTGAGGCAAATGTTCGTGAGATATTTGACAAGGCCAGACAGTCAGCTCCTTGTGTGCTTTTCTTTGATGAACTTGACTCCATTGCAACCCAG CGAGGCAGTTCTGTCGGGGATGCTGGTGGTGCTGCAGATAGGGTGTTGAACCAACTATTAACTGAAATGGATGGTATGACAGCGAAGAAAACAGTTTTCATCATTGGGGCAACAAACAGACCAGACATCATAGATCCTGCATTGCTCAGACCAGGACGTCTTGACCAATTGATTTACATCCCTTTACCGGACCAAAGTTCACGTCTTCAAATCTTCAAAGCTTGCCTCAGGAAGTCACCAATCTCAAAGGATGTTGATCTTGAAGCTCTTGCCGGTTATACTCATGGATTCAGTGGTGCAGACATAACAGAAATTTGCCAACGCGCATGCAAATATGCCATTAGGGAAGACATTGAAAAG GGTATTGAGcaggagagaagaaaaagagaaaacccTGAagacatggaagaagatgacATTGTTGAGATATCTGAGATAAAGCCTGCACACTTTGAGGAGTCTATGAAGTTTGCTCGGCGGAGTGTGAGTGATGCTGACATCAGAAAATACCAACTTTTTGCTCAGACCTTGCAACAGTCGCGAGGATTTGGATCTGAGTTTCGGTTTCCAGAACGAAACGAGAACAGTGCAACAGGTGCCTCAGACCCTTTCTCATCTGCTGCACCAGAGGGAGATGATGATTTGTATGGTTAG